CGGCTCGGAACGGCTCGACAAGATGCTGTCCCGGCTGGGTATGAAAGAGGGCGAGGCCATCGTTCACCCCTGGGTGAACAAGTCGCTGGAACGCGCCCAGGCCAAGGTCGAGGGGCGCAACTTCGACATCCGCAAGCAGCTGCTGAAATTCGACGACGTGATGAACGACCAGCGCAAGGTGATCTTTGCGCAGCGTCTGGAGATCATGGAAACGGCGGACCTTTCGGAGATCGTGCAGGACATGCGCCACGAGGTGATCGACGAGCTGGTCGATATCTATGTGCCGCCGAAGACCTATGCCGATCAGTGGGACACGCAGGGGCTCTATGCCGCGGCGCTCGAAAAGCTCAGCCTCGATCTGCCGGTGATCAAATGGGGCGAGGAAGAGGGCGTCGACGCCGAGGTGATCCGCGAGCGCATGGAAGAGGCCTCCGACAATTTCATGGCGGAAAAGGCCGAGGCTTTCGGCGCCGACACCATGCGCCAGATCGAAAAGCAGGTGCTGCTCCAGACCATCGACACCAAATGGCGCGAGCATCTGCTGACGCTGGAACATCTGCGCTCGGTCGTGGGGTTCCGTGGCTACGCGCAGCGCGATCCGCTGAACGAATACAAGACCGAGGCCTTCCAGCTCTTCGAATCCATGCTCGAATCGCTGCGTGAGACGGTGACGGAACAGCTCTCGCGCATCCGCCCGATGACCGAGGAAGAGCAGCAGGCGATGATGCAGCAGCTCGCCCAGCAGCGCGCGCAGTTGCGCGAGCAGGCCGAGGCTGGCGCTGCGGCGCATCCGGCGGCTCCGGGCGAGCCCGACGCGCCGGCGCCCGCAGCGGGACCGGCGGCGGCGGCGGCGGAAACCGCCGCGGCTGCGGTGGAGGGGTTCGACGAGAACAATCCCGATACCTGGGGCAATCCTGGCCGGAACGATCTCTGCCCCTGCGGCTCGGGAAAGAAATTCAAGCATTGCCATGGTCGTCTCGCCTAAGACAGGCTTGTCATCGCGAGCTTGGGAGACGGGGCGCTGCGGCGCCCCGTTTCGCGTCAGAATGACTCCCCGCTTATGCCGCAACAGCGCCTCTTTTTGGGCTCAGATTGTTTCCAGTTTGGAAGAGTGAGCAGATAGCGGAGGCCGGTATGGCACGCCTCAAGACATATTTCCTGGCCGCGGCGACGGTCTTTACCGCCCTGGCGATCGGCTATGTGATGCAGCATGGCAGCACGCCGGATCAGGCCGGGCTGGACCGGTCCGAAGAGATCGTGGTGCGCGATATCACCGACACCTCCTCGGCGGCGATGCCGCGTCTGCCCTCGGACGATGTGGCGGCGAAGCTGCCCGACGCCGGCATTCAGCGGGTCGCGGCGGAGCGCATGACGGCGCCTGCCGAGCCGCTGCCGCAGGAGCGCGCCACCGCCGGTTTCGACTGCGATATCTCGCTGAGCGCGGCGGCCAATGCCGGCGCCATGGTCGACCTCAAGCTGTCGGCGCCCTGCTACGCCTCCGAACGCGTGACGATCCATCACCACGGGCTGATGTTCACCGAGATCACCCGACCCGATGGCACCCTGCGGGTCAGTGTTCCGGCGCTCTCCACCCGGGCGCTCTTCATCGCCTCCTTTGATGGCGGCGACGGCGCGACCGCCAGCGCCGAGGTGCCGGCGCTGCCGTTCTACGACCGCGTCGTGCTGCAATGGAAGGGCGATACCGGGCTGCAACTGCATGCCCGCGAATTCGGCGCCTCCTATTTCACCGAAGGTCATGTCTGGGCCGCCTCTGCCGGCGATCTGTCGCGGACCGCAAAGGGCGAGGGCGGGTTCCTGACGCGGCTCGGCAATGCCGATGCCACCGCGCCGCTGATCGCGGAGATCTACAGCTTTCCCGTGGGCACCAGCAAGCTGAGCGGGCAGATTGCGCTGACCGTCGAGGCCGAGGTGACCGAGGCCAATTGCGGCGCGCAGGTCGAGGCGCAGACGCTGGAGCGCCATGGCGACACGCCGCTGCGGGTCCGCGATCTGACGCTGGACGTGCCGACCTGCGACAGCACGGGCGATTTTCTGGTGTTGAAAAACCTCATCGAAGACCTGAAGATCGCCGGCAACTGACAGGGGCAACCGGGATCATTCTTTCATGAGGGCGTTTCGTGCGGCGGTCTTCGCCGCACTTTTCTTTGTCGCGGGGCCGCTCTGGGCGCAGGACATCACCCTGCGCTCGCGCGATGGCGGCATCGAGCTCACCGGCACGCTGCTGGGCTTCGACGGCGAGTTCTACCGCATGCAGAGCCGTTTCGGCGAGCTGACGGTGGACAGCTCCGGCGTGCTCTGCGAGGGGCCGGGCTGCCCGTCGCTGACCGATTTCGTCGCCGAGATGCGGGTCTCGGGCTCCGCCACAATCGGCGAGGTGCTGATGCCCGCGCTGCTCGAGGGCTTTGCGCTGCGCAACGGGCTGAGCGCCGCGCGCGAGCCGATGGAGGCACGGCGGTTTCGCTACATCCTCACCGACCCGGATGAGGACCGCGTCGTCGGCCGCTTCGATTTCCATGTGACCAGCACCGA
The window above is part of the Salipiger abyssi genome. Proteins encoded here:
- a CDS encoding translocase, whose translation is MARLKTYFLAAATVFTALAIGYVMQHGSTPDQAGLDRSEEIVVRDITDTSSAAMPRLPSDDVAAKLPDAGIQRVAAERMTAPAEPLPQERATAGFDCDISLSAAANAGAMVDLKLSAPCYASERVTIHHHGLMFTEITRPDGTLRVSVPALSTRALFIASFDGGDGATASAEVPALPFYDRVVLQWKGDTGLQLHAREFGASYFTEGHVWAASAGDLSRTAKGEGGFLTRLGNADATAPLIAEIYSFPVGTSKLSGQIALTVEAEVTEANCGAQVEAQTLERHGDTPLRVRDLTLDVPTCDSTGDFLVLKNLIEDLKIAGN